The window GCAGATGGCGACCAGGAAATGGCGATCACGGTTCGGCACCTGCTGTCCATGACCAGCGGGCTGTCGCCGGCCCTCGGATATCAGGCGCCCGCCGGGCGCGTGTGGCAGTACAACACGCGCGCCTACAGCCGGCTCATCGACGTGCTGGAGCGCGTGACTGGAGAGGGCATCGGCACCCTCACCAAGCGCTGGCTGACCGATCCGACCGGGATGCGCGACACCGCGTGGCGTCAGCGGCGGTGGGTGACGGCCGGCATGGACGCCAATCCGATCGGGCTCTCCACGACCGCCCGTGACCTGGCTCGCTTCGGTGAGCTGATGCTGTCCGGGGGAGTCTGGGACGGGCGGCGGCTGGTCTCCGAAGCGTACGTCGCGGCCGCCGTCGAGCCATCGCAGGACCTGAACCCCGCCTACGGGCTGCTGTGGTGGTTGAACGGCCGGCCGCTGCGCAGCGGGCCCGAGGCGGCCGGCCACCAGTCACTGGCGCCCGCCGCGCCGGGAGACATGGTCGCGGCGCAGGGAGCGCTGGGGCGCAAGCTGTACGTCGTGCCGAGCCTGGAGCTGGTGGTCGTCCGGCTGGGGGACGAGCCGGAGGAGGGCTTCAACGGGCGATTCTGGGAGCTGCTGATGGCGGCAGCGCCCGCGGCGCCGATCTGCCGGACCTGCTCGGCGCCGGTCGCGGACCTCGCGAGCCGAGCGCGGGCCGCGGATGGCAGCTCCATCACGTGGGTGGAGCACGTCATCGACGATCCGGGCCATGGCGCTCCGGACCTGGCGGGAGGCGACGGGCTGGCGATGGCCGACCTGGACGGCGACGGGTTCGACGACATCGTGTCGGTCTACGAGGCCGACACGGTCTACGACGGCACCCCGAGTGGGATGGTGCGCGTCGCGTGGGGCAGCGGGGACCCCGGGCGCTGGGAGATCGGCACGCTGGCCGCCGGTGCGGAGGCCGCGGCGGCCGAGGATGTCACGCTGGCGGACTTCGATCGCGACGGCGACGTCGACGTGCTCGCGGCGTGCGAGCTCGCCCACCTGATCTACTTCGAGAACCCCGGCCGCGGCGCGCGTGCCGTCGAGTGGCGGCGGGGCATCATCCCGATCACGACCGAGCGGGGGTCGTACATACGGGCCTTTGCGGCTGATCTCGACGGCGACGGGCGTCCGGAGGTGGCTGCGGCCAACAAGGGCGAGCAGAACCCGGACCTCGACACCGCCCGGCCGGGCAACCTCTCGCTCTACCTGGCGCCGGCGGACCCCCTGGAGGTCGGGCTGTGGCGGGAGCAGCTCCTGGGGCACGTGCGGATCCCCATCAACTGCGAGCCGGTCGACCTGGATGGGGACGGCGACCTGGACATCGTGGGCGGGTCGATGGGCGAGAGCCGCGTCCTGTGGTACGAAAATCTGGGCGGCCTCGAGTTCGTCGAGCACCCGATCGTGCTCGACCGGGGCCCCGGCGATCTGACCGTGGTCGGCTTCAACATGGACTACGCCGATGTCGACGGTGACGGGCGGCGCGACATCGTTTCCGTGGCGTGGCCGTCCTCGATCGTGGTGCTGCACCGGCCCGTACACCCGGACGAGCCCTGGCGATGGTCCCTGCTGGGGAGCGCAGCGCCGGACCAGCTGGTGAGCGTGCGGCTCGGGGACATCGACGGTGACGGTGACCTCGACGCCTTCAGCGGGGCCTACAGCCGCGGTCCGCGGGAGCGG of the Thermoanaerobaculales bacterium genome contains:
- a CDS encoding FG-GAP-like repeat-containing protein yields the protein MVPRLAAGLRLAALAVALGAAAAAAGVEGGASSGEAEWNHAALEAALGYAAGQRSSAVVIVDHGRVIAERYWRVEGGEGSAYAPLLWGRTEAGAPIEDVASLQKSLVSVLVGIAADRRLLELDAPVTSYLGAGWTSADGDQEMAITVRHLLSMTSGLSPALGYQAPAGRVWQYNTRAYSRLIDVLERVTGEGIGTLTKRWLTDPTGMRDTAWRQRRWVTAGMDANPIGLSTTARDLARFGELMLSGGVWDGRRLVSEAYVAAAVEPSQDLNPAYGLLWWLNGRPLRSGPEAAGHQSLAPAAPGDMVAAQGALGRKLYVVPSLELVVVRLGDEPEEGFNGRFWELLMAAAPAAPICRTCSAPVADLASRARAADGSSITWVEHVIDDPGHGAPDLAGGDGLAMADLDGDGFDDIVSVYEADTVYDGTPSGMVRVAWGSGDPGRWEIGTLAAGAEAAAAEDVTLADFDRDGDVDVLAACELAHLIYFENPGRGARAVEWRRGIIPITTERGSYIRAFAADLDGDGRPEVAAANKGEQNPDLDTARPGNLSLYLAPADPLEVGLWREQLLGHVRIPINCEPVDLDGDGDLDIVGGSMGESRVLWYENLGGLEFVEHPIVLDRGPGDLTVVGFNMDYADVDGDGRRDIVSVAWPSSIVVLHRPVHPDEPWRWSLLGSAAPDQLVSVRLGDIDGDGDLDAFSGAYSRGPRERDGPLVTAEEPLGLIAWFENPGDGGFPWSRHDISRRKRGMYDGWILRDLDRDGDLDAVGTRGNSAPYDGLIWIEQRRQAEARPAFVSARAIDSQEMPAPSPPP